Part of the Veillonellaceae bacterium genome, GTATCTAAATCGACAAGCGTTATCGGCAAGCCTTTGCGCCGCAGTCTAATAGCCCGGTTTACTGCATTCTCGCTTTTGCCGCTGGCATATTCGCCAACATATGCTTCGATAATTAGTTCCTCTTGAATACTATTCAATGACAGCACCCCTTGTCCGAAAGTAAGTCAGCCGCTGCTATAATTATGCCAAGAAGGCGGGTAAATTTATACCAAGCGGACAGAATGCTATTTTTAAATAAGCAATTTGAAAAGTACCAAGATTATTATCCCCGGCATCCCCAAGAAACCAGCCACAAGCGCAGTTATCGGATTTATTGCGATACTAAAGTCAAAGTATGCGCCTACAAAATTAAGAACCCATAACATGATGCCGCCAATCAATCCATTGTAGATCAGACGCAGTACTAATTTTATTGGCATAAGGAAAACCCGGCCAATAAGAAAAATTAAAAGAATACCAAACGCATACGCTAAAACAATATTTAACTCGACTGGTATTGCTGGCATTTCTAATCATCACCTCATTCTTATTTACATTCTAATTTACAAATAAGTTTTTGTCATGCTCATATCCTTCAATTCTATCCGCGTTATTGGTCATCCTCATTACGCGCTTTTCTAAGCAGGTAGGTATATCGCTTTTCACTCGCCTTAATCCAGTAGATCGCGTGTTCAATCAAATCATCATCGGTAACTTGGTTATAGTAACGCTGGGCTTGCAACAATTCCTGCCTTGCCTCCTCTAATGCATCTGCTAATGTTGGCGGCGTTACGGTCGATTCCTCTTCACTGCAATCTCCAAGCAGCCGTCTGCCAAGGTCTGCAAAATCCATTATTTGCCCCCTCTGCATCCTGGTTTTAATAATATATATTGCGGTTAGTCCAGATTATGAATAAATAAAACATTGCCGACTATTACTAGCCAAACAGTGTTTTATAAGCATGAATACTATCGCATCAATAAGTTAGCTGCCGCTGTACCCACAAATTTAACAGCCATTCCTAAAGCACTTTCGTCAAAGTCAAAATAGGAGTCATGATGCCCAGCAGCCAAGCCTACACCGATAAGAGCATAGGCGGCCTGGCCACCACGTTCTTGTACCCGTTCCATGAAATAAGAACAGTCCTCACTGGCGCCAAAGTCACATTCATCGACGATTTCACTAAAGATTCCCAACTC contains:
- the bofA gene encoding pro-sigmaK processing inhibitor BofA — protein: MPAIPVELNIVLAYAFGILLIFLIGRVFLMPIKLVLRLIYNGLIGGIMLWVLNFVGAYFDFSIAINPITALVAGFLGMPGIIILVLFKLLI
- a CDS encoding DUF2508 family protein; this translates as MDFADLGRRLLGDCSEEESTVTPPTLADALEEARQELLQAQRYYNQVTDDDLIEHAIYWIKASEKRYTYLLRKARNEDDQ